The Streptomyces sp. NBC_01244 genome contains a region encoding:
- a CDS encoding cold-shock protein has product MATGTVKWFNSEKGFGFIEQEGGGPDVFAHYSNIAAQGFRELQEGQKVNFDVTQGQKGPQAENITPA; this is encoded by the coding sequence ATGGCCACCGGAACCGTGAAGTGGTTCAACTCGGAAAAGGGCTTCGGCTTCATCGAGCAGGAGGGTGGCGGCCCGGACGTCTTCGCCCACTACTCGAACATCGCCGCTCAGGGCTTCCGTGAGCTCCAGGAGGGCCAGAAGGTGAACTTCGACGTCACCCAGGGCCAGAAGGGCCCCCAGGCGGAGAACATCACCCCCGCCTGA
- a CDS encoding substrate-binding domain-containing protein, whose product MDQEISGLSSMATRPVLAELTEHIRRAEGLAVRFDSAGGVEIARRVRAGAESDVLVLAEEALAGLADEGYVLGDSLRPLWVSQVVAAVPQGTPVPALRSESDLRAVLLSAKRIAYSTGPSGTALVGLITRLDLAGALGDRLVQAPPGVPAGSLLSSGRADLAFQQHSELMDLPGVVVAGPLPGEHAISSTFCGGVLAVSSRPDRARAVLDFLGSGPAWKTARAKGMRAFADQ is encoded by the coding sequence GTGGACCAAGAGATCTCCGGGCTGTCCTCGATGGCGACGCGGCCCGTACTCGCCGAGCTCACCGAACACATCCGGCGCGCCGAAGGGCTCGCGGTGCGCTTCGATTCCGCGGGTGGCGTCGAGATCGCGCGGCGGGTGCGCGCGGGCGCCGAGTCCGACGTGCTCGTGCTCGCGGAGGAGGCGCTGGCCGGGCTGGCCGACGAGGGGTACGTCCTCGGTGATTCGCTGCGCCCGCTGTGGGTCTCGCAGGTCGTCGCCGCGGTGCCGCAGGGGACACCGGTCCCGGCACTGCGCTCCGAATCCGACCTGCGGGCCGTGCTGCTGTCGGCGAAGCGGATCGCCTACTCCACGGGCCCCAGCGGTACGGCCCTCGTCGGACTGATCACCCGGCTGGACCTCGCCGGCGCACTGGGGGACCGGCTCGTCCAGGCGCCACCGGGGGTGCCCGCGGGCAGCCTGCTCTCGTCCGGCCGGGCGGATCTGGCCTTCCAGCAGCACAGCGAGCTGATGGACCTGCCGGGCGTCGTCGTGGCCGGCCCGCTGCCGGGCGAGCACGCGATCAGCTCGACGTTCTGCGGGGGAGTCCTGGCCGTCTCCTCCCGGCCGGACCGTGCCCGCGCAGTCCTCGACTTCCTCGGCTCCGGCCCGGCGTGGAAGACCGCCCGCGCCAAGGGCATGCGGGCCTTCGCGGACCAGTGA
- a CDS encoding 4-hydroxybenzoate 3-monooxygenase yields the protein MAEAPVDTVASVPVAVIGAGPAGLMLAHLLGRAGVEAIVVDVRSRHEIETTQRAGILEAGAARDLVETGVGDRILREGHEHEGIELRFGGRPHRIHFKELVGASAWLYPQTDVFVDLADARARDGGTVHFGIRDTEVHDVTTSAPRVRFTAPDGARHEIRARYVVGADGSRGMCRDLVPEERRVRYGKEYPFAWFGILAEAPTSAPELVYAHSEHGFALISQRTESVQRMYFQCDPRASADDWPDDRIWETLQARVAGRDGFRLHEGPVLEKTVLRFRSFVQEPMRWGSMALAGDAAHTVPPTGARGLNLALHDVKVLADVLLKALGGAGEAALDDYQPRALQRIWRAQNFSSWMTRLLHTEPGATPFDLRRQLGELDNVVGTRAGRTYLAEQYTGWPAGSSG from the coding sequence ATGGCCGAAGCCCCCGTCGACACCGTTGCCTCGGTACCCGTCGCCGTCATCGGGGCCGGTCCGGCCGGCCTGATGCTGGCGCACCTGCTCGGGCGGGCGGGAGTCGAGGCGATCGTGGTCGACGTCCGCTCCCGCCACGAGATCGAGACGACGCAGCGGGCGGGCATCCTCGAGGCCGGTGCGGCCCGCGACCTGGTCGAGACCGGAGTCGGCGACCGGATCCTGCGCGAGGGCCACGAACACGAGGGCATCGAGCTCCGCTTCGGCGGCCGGCCGCACCGCATCCACTTCAAGGAGCTCGTGGGCGCCTCGGCGTGGCTCTACCCGCAGACCGACGTGTTCGTCGATCTGGCCGATGCCCGGGCCCGCGACGGTGGCACGGTCCATTTCGGGATCAGGGACACCGAGGTCCACGACGTCACCACCAGCGCTCCCCGGGTCCGCTTCACCGCACCGGACGGCGCCCGCCACGAGATCCGGGCCCGGTACGTGGTCGGCGCGGACGGCTCGCGCGGCATGTGCCGCGATCTGGTGCCCGAGGAGCGGCGGGTGCGCTACGGCAAGGAGTATCCCTTCGCGTGGTTCGGCATCCTGGCCGAGGCGCCGACGAGCGCGCCCGAGCTGGTCTACGCCCACTCCGAGCACGGTTTCGCGCTCATCAGCCAGCGCACCGAGAGCGTGCAGCGGATGTACTTCCAGTGCGACCCCCGGGCGTCCGCCGACGACTGGCCGGACGACCGCATCTGGGAGACGCTCCAGGCCCGCGTGGCCGGCCGGGACGGCTTCCGCCTCCATGAGGGGCCGGTCCTGGAGAAGACGGTGCTGCGGTTCCGTTCGTTCGTCCAGGAGCCGATGCGCTGGGGGTCCATGGCCCTGGCGGGCGACGCCGCGCACACCGTGCCGCCGACCGGTGCCCGCGGGCTCAACCTCGCGCTGCACGACGTGAAGGTACTCGCCGACGTGCTACTGAAGGCGCTCGGCGGCGCGGGCGAGGCCGCTCTGGACGACTACCAGCCGCGGGCCCTCCAGCGGATCTGGCGGGCGCAGAACTTCTCCTCCTGGATGACCCGGCTGCTGCACACGGAGCCCGGAGCAACCCCCTTCGACCTGCGGCGCCAGCTCGGCGAGCTCGACAACGTGGTGGGCACCCGCGCCGGGCGCACGTACCTCGCCGAGCAGTACACGGGCTGGCCGGCCGGCTCCTCGGGCTGA
- a CDS encoding SpoIIE family protein phosphatase — protein sequence MVTTEASRAGPGPVRVVPSEPGGLLDILSVAAVVLDTGGRITLWSPQAQELFGWSAEEALGSHAAKLLVADEYVGLVLELFAKVMAGGGTWAGVFPVRHKDGSTRLVEFRNMRLQDEDGGVYALGIACDETVLRGVERDLALSVPLVAQSPLGLAVLDTDLRYVLINPMLVRINGLPAEEHLGRTPREALPFLDTDVIEASMRQVLDTGTPLLDQYGVGRTPADPGRDHAWSGSYYRLEDPRGRVIGVALVVVDVTDSYRAAEEAAEARRRLDLIARASVAVGTTLDLERTARELAGLVVTDLADLASVDVLDSALEGSAATAPGPGTKPLFMALAVAAAYETDALRAADPVGERTTYPAERLVTHCVSTGRPVLVPRTTARDLGRIARDDASAELLAQEGAHSYLAVPLTARGQVLGALGLLRTRNPLPFDHDDVTLAGELATRAAIAIDNARWYQHAADTALTLQRHLLPHPPPRSAGLQIAYRYEPAAAASGIGGDWFDAIPQPKDKTALVVGDVMGHGVHAAATMGQLRTATRTLADLGLAPARVLRHLDHITAELDGTMATCVYATWDPHRSRCRVALAGHPPPVVIRSGRAPELLDLPVGVPLGTGGLGDADFETTALDLSPGDRLVLYTDGLVETRDAALGDRLDLLLRLLADPGLSPEATCDRLLSALRHADATDDVALVIAHVRPHPPCSPAD from the coding sequence ATGGTCACGACCGAGGCGTCCCGGGCCGGCCCCGGCCCGGTGAGAGTCGTTCCCTCCGAGCCCGGAGGTCTCCTGGACATACTGAGCGTGGCCGCGGTGGTCCTGGACACCGGGGGCCGGATCACCTTGTGGAGCCCTCAGGCTCAGGAGCTGTTCGGCTGGTCGGCCGAGGAGGCGCTGGGCAGCCACGCGGCGAAGCTGCTGGTCGCCGACGAGTACGTCGGCCTGGTCCTCGAACTGTTCGCCAAGGTCATGGCCGGGGGCGGCACCTGGGCGGGCGTCTTCCCCGTGCGGCACAAGGACGGCTCCACGCGGCTGGTGGAATTCCGCAACATGCGGCTGCAGGACGAGGACGGCGGCGTCTACGCCCTGGGGATCGCCTGCGACGAGACCGTCCTGCGGGGCGTGGAGCGCGACCTCGCGCTTTCGGTGCCGCTGGTGGCGCAGTCACCGCTCGGGCTGGCCGTGCTGGACACCGACCTGCGCTACGTCTTGATCAATCCGATGCTGGTGCGGATCAACGGCCTGCCGGCCGAGGAGCATCTGGGCCGTACGCCCCGGGAGGCATTGCCGTTCCTGGACACCGACGTGATCGAGGCCTCCATGCGCCAGGTCCTGGACACCGGCACGCCGCTGCTGGACCAGTACGGCGTCGGCCGTACTCCCGCCGATCCGGGCCGGGACCACGCCTGGTCGGGCTCGTACTACAGGCTGGAGGACCCCCGCGGGCGGGTGATCGGTGTTGCCCTCGTGGTGGTGGACGTCACCGACAGCTACCGCGCGGCCGAAGAGGCCGCCGAGGCCCGCAGGCGCCTGGACCTCATCGCCCGGGCGTCGGTGGCCGTCGGCACCACCCTCGACCTGGAACGCACGGCCCGCGAGCTCGCCGGCCTCGTCGTGACCGACCTGGCCGACCTCGCCTCGGTCGACGTACTCGACTCCGCCCTGGAAGGCAGTGCGGCCACGGCGCCCGGCCCCGGTACGAAACCCCTCTTCATGGCCCTGGCCGTCGCGGCGGCGTACGAGACGGACGCGCTCCGTGCCGCCGACCCGGTGGGCGAGCGCACCACGTATCCGGCGGAGCGCCTGGTCACCCACTGCGTGAGCACCGGGCGCCCCGTCCTGGTGCCGCGCACCACCGCCCGGGACCTGGGGCGCATCGCGCGCGACGACGCCTCCGCCGAGCTCCTCGCCCAGGAGGGCGCGCACTCCTACCTGGCCGTACCGCTGACGGCCCGCGGACAGGTCCTCGGAGCCCTCGGACTCCTGCGCACCCGCAATCCGCTCCCCTTCGACCACGACGACGTCACCCTGGCCGGCGAGCTGGCCACCCGCGCCGCCATCGCCATCGACAACGCCCGCTGGTACCAGCACGCCGCCGACACCGCCCTGACCCTCCAGCGCCATCTCCTCCCCCACCCTCCGCCCCGGTCCGCGGGCCTCCAGATCGCCTACCGCTACGAGCCGGCGGCAGCGGCCAGCGGCATCGGCGGCGACTGGTTCGACGCGATCCCCCAGCCCAAGGACAAGACCGCTCTCGTGGTCGGCGACGTCATGGGGCACGGTGTCCACGCCGCCGCCACCATGGGACAACTGCGCACGGCCACCCGCACCCTGGCCGACCTCGGCCTCGCCCCGGCCCGGGTCCTGCGCCACCTCGACCACATCACCGCCGAACTCGACGGGACCATGGCGACCTGCGTCTACGCCACCTGGGACCCGCACCGTTCCCGTTGCCGCGTCGCGCTCGCCGGCCACCCGCCACCCGTGGTGATCCGGTCGGGGCGGGCCCCCGAGTTGCTGGACCTTCCCGTCGGGGTGCCGCTCGGCACGGGCGGCCTCGGCGACGCCGACTTCGAGACCACCGCCCTCGACCTGTCGCCCGGAGACCGGCTGGTCCTGTACACCGACGGCCTCGTCGAAACCCGCGACGCCGCTCTGGGCGACCGCCTCGACCTGCTCCTGCGCCTCCTCGCCGATCCCGGTCTCTCCCCCGAGGCAACCTGCGACCGGCTCCTGTCCGCCCTGCGCCACGCCGACGCCACCGATGACGTCGCGCTCGTCATCGCCCACGTCCGACCCCACCCGCCCTGCTCGCCGGCGGACTGA
- a CDS encoding IclR family transcriptional regulator: protein MSTTRNTAAGKVLLVLSAFDREHPSQTLSEIAQRTGLALSTTHRVVAELAAWGALERVEDGSWHVGLRLWEIASGCPRTQILRDTALPFMQDLYEATHENIQLAVREGLELVFVERIAGHRSVRLLTMVGSRFPIGSTGMGRVLLAHAPREIQEEVLEAPLRSWTPHTVTDPKTLRAQLDVIRREQVFVSDRQLSEDTVAVAAPVRIGRTGPVSAALGIVVAARSANHARGLREPLLRAAYAISDELGRRARTAD from the coding sequence GTGAGCACAACCCGGAACACCGCGGCCGGAAAGGTCCTTCTCGTCCTGTCGGCCTTCGACCGCGAACACCCGTCGCAGACCCTGTCGGAGATCGCCCAGCGGACGGGTCTGGCCCTCAGCACCACCCACCGCGTGGTGGCGGAGCTCGCGGCGTGGGGGGCTCTGGAACGGGTCGAGGACGGGTCGTGGCACGTCGGGCTGAGGCTCTGGGAGATCGCCTCCGGTTGCCCGCGTACCCAGATCCTCCGGGACACCGCCCTGCCGTTCATGCAGGACCTCTACGAGGCGACGCACGAGAACATCCAGCTCGCGGTGCGCGAGGGCCTGGAGCTCGTGTTCGTGGAACGGATCGCCGGGCACCGGTCGGTGCGGCTGCTGACGATGGTCGGGAGCCGCTTCCCCATCGGTTCCACCGGAATGGGCCGGGTGCTGTTGGCGCACGCCCCGCGGGAGATCCAGGAGGAGGTCCTGGAGGCGCCGTTGCGGTCCTGGACCCCGCACACCGTCACGGATCCGAAGACGCTGCGCGCCCAGCTGGACGTCATCCGCCGCGAGCAGGTCTTCGTCAGCGACCGGCAGCTCTCCGAGGACACGGTCGCGGTGGCCGCGCCCGTGCGGATCGGCCGGACCGGGCCCGTCAGCGCCGCCCTGGGGATCGTCGTGGCGGCGCGTAGTGCGAACCATGCGCGGGGACTTCGGGAACCGCTGCTCAGGGCGGCGTACGCGATCTCCGACGAGCTCGGCCGGCGGGCCCGCACGGCGGACTGA
- a CDS encoding GNAT family N-acetyltransferase yields MTDLGPVTWPPDPIRTERLVLRVSEARDRAAFIELFALPEVRTYLGGPRPRDELERAVPEVPGRRPGVFVIDLDGEMIGTVSLDRRDADRPGRLRPDGGEAELGYMLLPGAWGRGYAAEACAAALDWLADALPGERVVLCTQTANDRSMRLAAKLGFTELERFEEYGAEQWFGVWSSALPPG; encoded by the coding sequence ATGACTGATCTTGGACCCGTCACTTGGCCACCTGACCCGATACGGACCGAGCGGCTCGTGCTCCGCGTTTCCGAGGCCCGGGACCGTGCCGCGTTCATCGAGCTGTTCGCCTTGCCGGAGGTGCGCACCTACCTGGGCGGCCCTCGACCGCGTGATGAACTCGAACGCGCGGTGCCTGAGGTGCCCGGGCGGCGACCCGGCGTTTTCGTGATCGATCTCGACGGAGAGATGATCGGCACGGTATCGCTCGATCGGCGCGACGCAGACCGTCCGGGGCGCCTTCGCCCCGATGGCGGCGAGGCCGAACTCGGCTACATGCTGCTGCCCGGAGCATGGGGACGCGGGTACGCCGCCGAGGCGTGCGCGGCGGCACTCGACTGGCTCGCCGACGCGCTTCCCGGCGAGCGGGTGGTGCTCTGCACCCAAACGGCCAACGACCGCTCGATGCGTCTCGCGGCGAAGCTGGGGTTCACTGAGCTGGAGCGGTTCGAGGAGTACGGCGCCGAGCAGTGGTTCGGCGTGTGGTCCTCGGCCTTGCCGCCCGGTTGA